The following DNA comes from Streptococcus canis.
CTTTCTATCCTTAAAACACCGCTTCGTGACGGAGACTTAGAACGCCCTGATGACGAGGCTTATCGCAATGCTTACTTCGTCAATGCCAACTCGCCACATAAGCCTGGGATCGTTGACGGTAATCGCCAAGAGATTATCGATACTTCTGAGCTTTACTCAGGCATCTATGGTCGTGCGTCTATCTCCTTCTATGCCTTTAACTCTAACGGTAACAAGGGAATTGCTTGTGGACTTAACAACCTGCAAAAACTCCGTGACGGAGAACCACTTGGTGGACGTACTCGTGCAGAAGACGACTTTGCGACCGATGATGACGATGATTTCTTGAACTAGGATGATCGTATCAGATAATACTTCTGGTGGCAGCACTCCTGCCACCTTTTATGAAAGGACAAGAATGGAAAATGAAAGAATTGAGTATTGATATCGAAACATATTCAGAAGTTGATTTACG
Coding sequences within:
- a CDS encoding DUF2815 family protein yields the protein MTMKAKTTKVITGKNTRFSYLNANEPKSINGSTPKYSVSLIIPKDDIETIDKIKAAIELAYKEGESKLKGNGKSVPALSILKTPLRDGDLERPDDEAYRNAYFVNANSPHKPGIVDGNRQEIIDTSELYSGIYGRASISFYAFNSNGNKGIACGLNNLQKLRDGEPLGGRTRAEDDFATDDDDDFLN